From a region of the Haloferax volcanii DS2 genome:
- a CDS encoding DUF7260 family protein, with product MFGGADVVADCAADVRDALDRVASEREQVLAKRRAVERFERRVRKLAAQSARPPAGTTRATACGTASVAAATRRDDAADEGRRRVRELFAETIRPHSVSDVSESEPLAVTIREEFGPEVATALSPDAGSRFTPAAKEAVVSAATERQRGLDGMCRALDGEERSLRAALAVLDECEDWVARADETPLSELGFDALRRRHETLAGHREACDRLVRERQRHLNGATHHTAAVEVDHRFLATYLYEDRATDYPVLAAATRVDDSCADCQRAVRDHLVRRV from the coding sequence ATGTTCGGAGGTGCAGACGTGGTTGCTGACTGCGCCGCGGACGTCCGAGACGCGCTTGACCGCGTCGCGAGCGAGCGCGAACAGGTGCTGGCGAAGCGACGGGCCGTCGAGCGGTTCGAACGCCGCGTGCGAAAGCTCGCCGCGCAGTCGGCGCGCCCCCCGGCCGGGACCACCCGGGCGACCGCGTGCGGGACCGCGTCGGTGGCAGCGGCGACCCGACGAGACGACGCCGCCGACGAGGGTCGACGGCGGGTCCGCGAGCTGTTCGCGGAGACGATACGCCCGCACAGCGTCTCCGACGTGAGCGAGTCCGAACCGCTCGCGGTGACGATACGCGAGGAGTTCGGCCCGGAGGTCGCGACGGCGCTCTCCCCGGACGCCGGGAGCCGGTTCACGCCGGCGGCCAAAGAGGCGGTCGTGTCGGCGGCGACGGAGCGACAGCGAGGTCTCGACGGGATGTGCCGGGCGCTCGACGGCGAAGAGCGGTCGCTTCGGGCGGCGCTCGCCGTGCTGGACGAGTGCGAAGACTGGGTGGCACGGGCGGACGAGACGCCGCTTTCGGAGCTGGGGTTCGACGCCCTCCGGCGGCGTCACGAGACGCTCGCCGGCCACCGCGAGGCGTGCGACCGACTGGTCCGCGAGCGACAGCGACACCTCAACGGGGCGACCCACCACACCGCGGCGGTCGAAGTTGACCACCGATTTCTCGCGACGTACCTCTACGAGGACCGCGCGACCGACTACCCGGTCTTGGCGGCCGCGACCCGCGTGGACGACAGCTGCGCGGACTGTCAGCGAGCCGTGCGCGACCACCTCGTCCGCCGCGTATGA
- the dpsA gene encoding DNA starvation/stationary phase protection protein DpsA encodes MSTQKSVLKEAGSVGDNPVRLDTEKAEQIIEALNTDLADAYVLYHQLHKHHWNVEGAEHLRIHEFLQEAYEEVEEAADEIAERLQSIGGVPHASMPALSEAATVEPEDEDVYDIRTSLSNDLEMYGDIIESYREHIELAAGLGDHTTAHMLREQLIEIEEHAHVIDHYLEDDTLVQ; translated from the coding sequence ATGAGCACACAGAAGTCAGTCCTCAAGGAAGCAGGCAGCGTCGGCGACAACCCGGTTCGACTCGACACCGAGAAAGCCGAGCAGATTATCGAAGCGCTGAACACCGACCTCGCGGACGCGTACGTCCTCTACCACCAGCTCCACAAGCACCACTGGAACGTCGAAGGTGCCGAGCACCTCCGCATCCACGAGTTCCTCCAGGAGGCCTACGAGGAAGTCGAGGAGGCCGCCGACGAAATCGCGGAGCGCCTCCAGTCCATCGGCGGCGTCCCCCACGCCAGCATGCCCGCGCTGAGCGAGGCCGCGACGGTCGAGCCCGAAGACGAGGACGTCTACGACATCCGCACCTCGCTGTCGAACGACCTCGAAATGTACGGCGACATCATCGAGAGCTACCGCGAACACATCGAACTCGCCGCGGGTCTCGGGGACCACACGACGGCGCACATGCTCCGCGAGCAACTCATCGAAATCGAAGAACACGCCCACGTCATCGACCACTACCTCGAAGACGACACGCTCGTTCAGTAA
- a CDS encoding metal-dependent transcriptional regulator, translated as MIGAPQYLLTLYIAEREDDEESPISPGYVADALDRSPPAATERLQNLDAKGLVDYEPYEGATLTAEGRDAAADLYDTYQILSRFCRDVLGVNDHEGEAMQLVGNVSPTVAERLSATLLRGDGDRDGARQAAGSESTSSPDNPAS; from the coding sequence ATGATCGGCGCGCCGCAGTATCTCCTCACGCTGTACATCGCCGAGCGGGAGGACGACGAGGAGTCACCGATTTCGCCGGGGTACGTCGCAGACGCGCTCGACCGCTCGCCGCCCGCGGCGACAGAGCGCCTCCAGAACCTCGATGCCAAGGGACTCGTGGACTACGAGCCCTACGAGGGCGCGACGCTCACTGCGGAGGGGCGCGACGCCGCCGCGGACCTCTACGACACCTACCAAATCCTCTCGCGGTTCTGCCGGGACGTGCTCGGCGTCAACGACCACGAAGGCGAGGCGATGCAACTAGTCGGAAACGTCAGCCCGACGGTCGCCGAGCGCCTCTCGGCGACGCTGCTTCGCGGCGACGGCGACCGCGACGGAGCGCGTCAGGCGGCTGGGTCGGAATCGACGTCGTCCCCGGACAACCCCGCGAGCTGA